A stretch of DNA from Amylolactobacillus amylophilus DSM 20533 = JCM 1125:
AGTTATTTATGACTTGATGGACACTGTTGACGAATACATTCCAACTCCAGAACGTTCAAATGATAAGCCATTCTTGATGCCTGTCGAAGACGTATTTACGATCACTGGTCGTGGTACTGTTGCTTCAGGTCGTATCGACCGTGGTGAAGTTCACGTTGGTGATGAAGTTGCAATCGTTGGTTTGAAACCAGAAATCTTGAAGAGTACTGTTACTGGACTAGAAATGTTCCGTAAGACTCTTGATGCTGGTGAAGCCGGAGATAACATTGGTGCATTGCTCCGTGGTATCGACCGTAGCCAAATCGAACGTGGTCAGGTTCTTGCTAAGCCAGGTTCAATCCAAACACATACTAAGTTCAAGAGTGAAGTTTATATCTTGACTAAAGAAGAAGGTGGACGTCACACTCCATTCTTCTCAAACTACCGTCCACAATTCTACTTCCACACTACTGACGTAACTGGTGTTATCGAGTTACCAGATGGTGTTGAAATGGTTATGCCTGGTGATAACGTTACTTTCGAAGTTGACCTTATCGCTCCAGTTGCCATCGAAAAGGGAACTAAGTTCACTGTTCGTGAAGGTGGCCGTACTGTTGGTGCTGGTCAAGTTACTGAAATTCTTGACTAATCAACGCTCTAAGAAGACGCATATCTATGCGTCTTTTTTTTTTGCCTTGATTGTAAGAAAGTAATTAAAGGTTTATATTTGAGTTATCTAAAATAAGTAATATATTAATTAGATTAAGAATAGATGCAGAGCCCAGCTGAACTTGTGCGCTTGTCACATTTCGCGCAATATTATAAGGAATCCGAGAATAAAAGATACCGACAGATTATTTGTACTTAATGGTCTAAAAAACTATTGATAACGAGTAAAAACAATGAAAAAGTATTTGGTTAAGCACAGAAAAAGTACAGTCCTAAACGCAGTTTGGTTAACTTTTAATATGCTGTTGAGTACACTCACTTCGGTTTTATTTACATTCTCGACCAACGTAATTTTTGAAAGAAACCTGAATAAGTTTCTCCTGTGGACAGGGGTCAACGTGTTGACCTGGGCAGTATCAATAACAAGCGAATATTTCCAGGATATCTCGTAGGAAAAATTAATCCAAACAATGTTGGTTGATCTTAAGCACGACATATCAAATTAGATATCGCAACTTGATATTAATCGCTTTCATCAGAAGAATGTTGGGCAATATATCGCACACTATGTGAATGATACACAGACAATTGAAGCGAATTCTTTTCGTAATTTTTTTAGTTTAATCAGTGATATTGCAGCGATTATTTTCTCGGTTATTGCTCTAGCAATGTATCACTATGTATTGCTGGCGGCCACCCTTATTTTAGCAATCGTTATGCTAAAGCTACCTCAGATATTTAGCAAAAGGCTTAGTACTGCAACGGCAGAACTGTCCAATGCAAATGGCTTATTCTCGAACAGAATTACAAATATTCTGAATGGTTGTAATGTGTTTTTCAACGCAGACAAACTGAGAATGATTCCACAAAGAATTGCTGTTGCCTCCAAGGCGTACGCGACTAGTCGAGTTGATTACACGCGGACGCAGGATCAGGTCGGGACGGGAATTAACTCTATCTCGTTGGTCTGTCAGATATTGGTAGACGTCATCACAAGCACATTGGCCATAATGAGCCAAGTACCTTTTGGTGCAATCAGCTCTACCGGCAGTATCGCAGCAAGTATATTCAACGGTTTGAAACATTTGAGTAAAGAACAGGTCCAACTAAAGGCAACTGAGCCGCTAGTTCAGAGTTTTGGCACAACTGAATCATCGACTAATGAGCAAGGACAGACTAACTTGAATTTTGAGCATGCCATTGTGGCACAGAATCTTGGCTATCAAATAGAGCAGCAAAATGTGCTGACAGATCTCAATTTTACTATTAAGAAGAATGAAAAAGTGGCGACTATCGGTCAGAGTGGTTCAGGGGAAAGCACG
This window harbors:
- the tuf gene encoding elongation factor Tu — translated: MAEKEHYERTKPHVNIGTIGHVDHGKTTLTAAITSALAKKGLAKEQDYASIDKAPEEKERGITINTSHVEYETEKRHYAHIDAPGHADYVKNMITGAAQMDGAILVVAATDGPMPQTREHILLAKQVGVGYIVVFLNKTDLVDDPELIDLVEMEVRELLSEYDFPGDDIPVLRGSALKALEGDPEQEQVIYDLMDTVDEYIPTPERSNDKPFLMPVEDVFTITGRGTVASGRIDRGEVHVGDEVAIVGLKPEILKSTVTGLEMFRKTLDAGEAGDNIGALLRGIDRSQIERGQVLAKPGSIQTHTKFKSEVYILTKEEGGRHTPFFSNYRPQFYFHTTDVTGVIELPDGVEMVMPGDNVTFEVDLIAPVAIEKGTKFTVREGGRTVGAGQVTEILD
- a CDS encoding ABC transporter ATP-binding protein, which produces MNRFHQKNVGQYIAHYVNDTQTIEANSFRNFFSLISDIAAIIFSVIALAMYHYVLLAATLILAIVMLKLPQIFSKRLSTATAELSNANGLFSNRITNILNGCNVFFNADKLRMIPQRIAVASKAYATSRVDYTRTQDQVGTGINSISLVCQILVDVITSTLAIMSQVPFGAISSTGSIAASIFNGLKHLSKEQVQLKATEPLVQSFGTTESSTNEQGQTNLNFEHAIVAQNLGYQIEQQNVLTDLNFTIKKNEKVATIGQSGSGESTLLKILSGQLPDYSGSLKVDGREVKELTSGQLRQITQYVDQNNYLFNDSIVNNITIWAENPAVEKVESVLSMAGVDFVSDYDTVILENGRNFSGAQQQRIGLARSFYAPKPIISLDEITSALDTATAKKIEQRILADKNRTVLEVTHHLNPELSGMYSQVISLDKQA